The Echinicola rosea genome has a segment encoding these proteins:
- a CDS encoding cupin domain-containing protein, translated as MKRITLLSLMIGLLIQGCHQQEASKGEGKSLEAIFPKGNKGPAELFTGNAYNIGLVPNDSVYHTVVGNVYFEPGARSNWHTHPGGQILIITDGEGYHQIEGKPIEIMKKGDVVKCPPNTRHWHGASPDTGLQQMYVVTNTDKGIVEWMEPVSDEVYNSK; from the coding sequence ATGAAACGAATTACATTATTATCACTAATGATAGGCCTGCTAATACAAGGGTGTCATCAACAGGAAGCGTCCAAAGGGGAGGGTAAATCCTTGGAGGCAATTTTTCCCAAAGGAAATAAAGGACCGGCGGAATTATTTACCGGAAATGCCTATAATATTGGTTTGGTTCCGAATGATTCCGTTTATCATACAGTCGTAGGGAATGTCTATTTCGAGCCGGGAGCACGAAGCAACTGGCATACCCATCCGGGAGGACAGATTCTGATCATTACCGATGGTGAAGGATACCACCAAATAGAAGGGAAGCCCATCGAAATCATGAAAAAGGGTGATGTGGTGAAGTGTCCGCCCAATACCCGACATTGGCATGGCGCCAGTCCCGATACGGGATTGCAGCAAATGTATGTGGTAACCAACACGGACAAGGGGATTGTCGAGTGGATGGAGCCTGTAAGCGATGAAGTGTACAATAGTAAATGA
- a CDS encoding DapH/DapD/GlmU-related protein gives MGGVPVRDIFERLLSGEAISMDDAEYVKIGEAVDRTLVLSHKLNSAQTKAEIRACLSEIIGQPIPESTTIFPPFYTNVGKHIRLGGNVFINHACSFLDLGGITIEDGVMIGPRVNITSENHPVDPVARKTMVPAAVLVKRNAWIGANATILPGVTIGEHAVVAAGAVVHRDVPANSVVAGVPAKIIKDLNR, from the coding sequence ATGGGAGGTGTACCGGTAAGAGATATTTTTGAGCGGCTGCTTTCAGGGGAGGCCATATCCATGGATGATGCGGAATATGTAAAAATTGGGGAGGCGGTAGATCGTACTTTAGTGTTGTCCCATAAGCTGAATTCTGCGCAGACGAAAGCGGAAATCCGGGCTTGTCTTTCAGAAATCATTGGACAACCTATTCCGGAAAGTACGACTATATTCCCTCCTTTCTATACCAACGTGGGGAAGCATATTCGGTTAGGGGGCAATGTTTTTATCAACCATGCCTGTAGTTTTTTGGATTTGGGAGGAATTACCATAGAAGATGGTGTGATGATCGGTCCCCGTGTGAACATTACTTCCGAAAACCACCCAGTGGATCCCGTTGCCCGAAAAACCATGGTGCCAGCAGCAGTATTGGTAAAGCGGAATGCTTGGATAGGTGCCAATGCCACAATTTTGCCCGGTGTCACGATAGGAGAGCATGCAGTGGTAGCAGCAGGTGCAGTGGTACATAGGGATGTTCCGGCCAATAGTGTGGTCGCGGGCGTTCCCGCAAAAATCATTAAAGATCTAAACCGATAA
- the gnd gene encoding decarboxylating NADP(+)-dependent phosphogluconate dehydrogenase, whose translation MSKLADIGLIGLAVMGENLVLNMESKGFSVAVYNRSTEKVDKFIEGRGAGKNFIGTHSVKELVDSLQKPRKVMMLVKAGDPVDSFIEQIIPHLEEGDIIIDGGNSNFTDTVRRTEYVESKGFQFIGTGVSGGEIGALRGPSMMPGGSKEAWPHVKEIFQSISAKVDGGVPCCDWVGADGAGHYVKMIHNGIEYGDMQIITEAYQFMKDVLGMSYDEMHQTFKKWNSEELDSYLIEITADILAYKDVDGEPMVEKILDTAGQKGTGKWTGIEAMHLGVPLTLIAESVFSRFLSAQLELRDQASQVFEAPGITFDGDKEEMLESLKMAVYGAKITSYAQGYNLLMEASKEHDWDLNYGDIALMWRGGCIIRSAFLGDIKKAFDKNPGLPHLLLDDFFKEKVQNAQGGWRKVCAAAVTNGIPVPALSAALAYFDGFRTKRLPANLLQAQRDYFGAHTYERTDKPRGEFFHTNWTGEGADTVSTAYNS comes from the coding sequence ATGAGCAAATTGGCTGATATAGGCCTGATAGGGCTTGCGGTAATGGGCGAAAACCTGGTGCTGAACATGGAAAGCAAAGGATTTTCCGTAGCCGTTTACAACAGGTCAACAGAAAAAGTGGACAAGTTTATCGAAGGACGTGGGGCAGGAAAAAACTTCATCGGCACCCATTCGGTAAAGGAACTGGTGGATTCCTTGCAAAAACCCAGAAAAGTAATGATGCTGGTAAAGGCGGGCGACCCGGTGGACAGCTTCATTGAGCAGATCATTCCCCACTTGGAAGAAGGCGATATTATCATTGACGGTGGAAACTCCAATTTTACCGATACGGTCCGCCGTACCGAATATGTGGAGAGCAAAGGTTTTCAGTTTATCGGAACCGGCGTATCGGGCGGAGAGATCGGCGCGTTACGCGGGCCGTCCATGATGCCCGGAGGGAGCAAGGAAGCCTGGCCTCATGTGAAGGAAATCTTCCAGTCCATATCTGCAAAAGTGGACGGGGGCGTGCCCTGTTGTGACTGGGTGGGTGCCGACGGTGCCGGCCATTATGTGAAAATGATCCATAACGGCATCGAATATGGGGATATGCAGATCATCACCGAGGCCTACCAGTTTATGAAAGACGTGCTGGGCATGAGCTATGACGAGATGCACCAGACCTTCAAAAAATGGAACAGTGAAGAGCTGGACTCCTACCTTATTGAGATTACCGCTGATATTTTGGCCTATAAGGACGTAGATGGCGAGCCGATGGTGGAGAAAATACTGGATACTGCCGGCCAAAAAGGTACTGGAAAGTGGACGGGGATAGAAGCGATGCATTTGGGAGTACCGTTGACACTGATTGCCGAGTCGGTATTTTCCAGGTTCCTGAGTGCCCAATTGGAGCTTCGTGATCAGGCGTCCCAGGTGTTTGAGGCGCCGGGAATTACCTTTGATGGTGACAAGGAAGAGATGCTGGAAAGCCTTAAAATGGCGGTGTACGGTGCCAAGATCACTTCATATGCCCAAGGCTACAACCTGTTGATGGAAGCTTCCAAGGAGCATGATTGGGATTTGAACTATGGCGATATAGCCTTGATGTGGCGTGGGGGGTGTATCATCCGCTCTGCCTTCCTCGGAGATATCAAGAAGGCCTTTGACAAGAATCCTGGTCTTCCCCATTTATTGTTGGATGATTTCTTCAAAGAAAAAGTACAAAATGCCCAAGGAGGATGGAGAAAGGTCTGTGCCGCTGCCGTGACCAACGGTATTCCAGTACCGGCCCTGAGCGCTGCTTTGGCATATTTTGACGGGTTTAGGACGAAGCGGCTTCCTGCCAATCTGCTTCAGGCACAACGCGACTATTTTGGTGCCCATACCTATGAGCGGACCGATAAGCCTAGAGGGGAATTCTTCCACACCAACTGGACAGGAGAAGGTGCCGATACCGTTTCGACGGCCTATAACAGTTAA
- a CDS encoding TolC family protein, whose translation MIKVVIYTYFWCLCTMCLLPRAQAQDSGVLDFEQYIQDVLAHHPLSAKARLNAQKAEATVRAARGNFDPVASADFSQKHYDEEIYYRKLASGVRIPTVAGFDLVAGYEKNSGYNLNPENYIAGDDGLWNAGIELNVLQGLLMDEGRTALKQAKAYAAIAEQEQVLQTNDLYFSAAEAYFYWANSHQSLSIVKESVELAGNYFENTKTAYINGEKTAMDTLEAFTVWQDRQNLLQSAQSSYVSTVRNLENFLWDQDGNAYLQGRAPEQLESLREEVTVPPYAIDSLEQHPMLQKSRLDITALEAERRMKQEKLLPKLKLKYMPLLTPDGEGLPGYNENDYKWGFSFSFPLLLRGERGNLQLSKIKVREKLLDLENKTLGLQNKVLNSQAQIGLLANQVANQQQNVEGYERLLWAESEKFNYGESSVFLLNKRQEKYLEGQLKLVDLITKWQLEKLKFGYFSNTLEVPGEVQ comes from the coding sequence ATGATCAAGGTGGTAATCTATACATATTTTTGGTGTTTATGTACCATGTGCCTGTTGCCGAGAGCCCAGGCACAAGATAGTGGGGTGCTTGATTTTGAACAGTACATTCAGGATGTGCTGGCACACCATCCCTTGTCTGCCAAGGCGAGGTTAAATGCCCAAAAGGCAGAAGCAACGGTGCGGGCGGCGCGTGGAAATTTTGACCCCGTAGCCAGTGCAGATTTCAGCCAAAAGCATTATGATGAGGAAATCTATTACCGCAAGCTTGCTTCAGGTGTGAGGATTCCTACCGTGGCGGGCTTTGACCTCGTGGCCGGGTATGAGAAAAATTCGGGGTATAACCTGAACCCGGAAAACTATATCGCAGGGGACGATGGGCTCTGGAATGCAGGCATTGAGTTGAATGTCCTCCAAGGCCTGCTGATGGACGAAGGCAGGACAGCCCTGAAGCAGGCGAAGGCCTATGCGGCAATCGCCGAACAAGAGCAGGTGCTTCAGACCAATGACCTTTATTTCAGCGCGGCCGAGGCCTATTTTTATTGGGCCAACAGCCACCAGTCCCTGTCGATCGTAAAAGAAAGCGTCGAACTGGCCGGGAATTACTTCGAAAATACCAAAACGGCTTATATAAATGGGGAAAAGACGGCCATGGATACCTTGGAAGCCTTTACCGTATGGCAAGATCGCCAAAACCTGTTGCAATCTGCACAGTCCAGTTATGTGTCCACGGTACGGAACCTGGAAAATTTCTTGTGGGACCAAGATGGAAATGCCTACCTCCAGGGGCGGGCACCAGAGCAACTTGAATCCCTCCGTGAAGAAGTCACGGTGCCACCATATGCCATTGATTCGTTGGAGCAGCATCCCATGCTCCAAAAGAGCAGGTTGGACATCACCGCTTTAGAGGCGGAGAGGAGGATGAAACAGGAAAAACTCCTGCCTAAGCTTAAGCTTAAATACATGCCGCTGCTTACCCCGGACGGGGAAGGGCTGCCGGGATACAATGAAAACGACTATAAATGGGGTTTTTCTTTTAGCTTTCCACTCCTTTTGAGGGGCGAAAGGGGAAACCTACAGCTCAGCAAGATCAAGGTACGGGAAAAGCTCCTGGACCTGGAAAACAAGACACTCGGGCTGCAAAACAAGGTGCTTAACAGTCAAGCGCAAATAGGGCTGCTGGCCAACCAAGTGGCGAATCAGCAGCAAAACGTCGAGGGATATGAGCGGTTGTTATGGGCGGAATCCGAGAAGTTCAACTATGGGGAAAGCTCTGTATTTCTGCTGAACAAGCGGCAGGAGAAATACCTGGAGGGCCAACTCAAACTGGTGGACTTGATTACCAAGTGGCAGCTGGAGAAGCTGAAGTTTGGCTATTTTTCCAATACGCTGGAGGTTCCGGGGGAGGTACAGTAG
- a CDS encoding HlyD family secretion protein, with amino-acid sequence MLNISENSIHNYIKKKDFKAFKVLEDAKAFQFSRRTFLIIFVVFGASMFLPWTQNIQTDGYVTTRSPEQRPQAIQSVISGRLERWYVKEGDFVQKGDTLVHISDAKSEYFDPNLLERTTEQLDAKTQSADSYEMKVAALRSQYQAVKEALDFKLRQLDNKILQAQNKVEMDSMDLVAFKTNLSIAENQLQRTTELHSKGLKSLTELQEKELKVQETRAKVTVQQNKLTNQRNELLNLDLQISSTEREYRDKLAKVQSDIQTALSSKLGTFADASKLRNQLRNYTERQERYYVTAPQSGYVTKTVTKGLGEMIKEGTDIMTIVPDRVDMAVEVYVRPRDLPLVQQNEKVRLRFDGWPAIVISGWPEASTGIFSGQVVAMDRFISTNGYYRLLVTPDPDDRKWPERLSIGTGARAFLLLNDVPLWYEIWRQLNGFPTDYYSEEKANPKGIKLKAPLKSVK; translated from the coding sequence ATGCTGAATATCTCTGAAAACAGTATCCATAATTATATCAAAAAAAAGGACTTTAAGGCCTTTAAGGTACTGGAAGATGCCAAGGCTTTCCAGTTTTCCCGCAGGACTTTTCTGATCATTTTTGTGGTCTTTGGAGCTTCCATGTTTTTGCCGTGGACCCAAAACATCCAAACCGATGGCTATGTCACCACCCGGTCGCCAGAGCAACGGCCACAGGCCATCCAGTCAGTGATATCGGGTCGGTTGGAACGGTGGTATGTCAAGGAGGGGGACTTTGTCCAAAAGGGCGATACGCTGGTCCATATCTCCGATGCAAAGAGTGAATACTTTGACCCTAACCTGTTGGAAAGGACCACCGAGCAATTGGACGCAAAGACCCAAAGTGCGGATTCTTACGAAATGAAGGTGGCTGCGCTGCGCTCGCAGTACCAGGCCGTGAAAGAAGCACTTGACTTTAAGCTCCGGCAGCTGGACAACAAGATACTGCAGGCTCAGAACAAAGTCGAAATGGACAGCATGGACCTGGTGGCCTTTAAGACCAATCTTTCCATTGCCGAAAACCAATTGCAACGGACTACTGAGTTGCATTCGAAAGGACTCAAGTCGCTAACCGAACTGCAGGAGAAGGAACTGAAGGTACAGGAAACACGTGCCAAAGTGACCGTACAGCAAAACAAATTGACCAACCAGCGCAACGAACTGCTCAACCTGGACCTCCAGATATCTTCCACCGAAAGGGAATATCGGGACAAGCTGGCAAAGGTGCAGTCGGACATCCAAACGGCCCTTTCTTCCAAATTGGGAACCTTCGCCGATGCTTCCAAACTGCGCAACCAGCTAAGAAACTATACAGAACGGCAAGAACGGTATTATGTGACCGCACCGCAGTCTGGATACGTCACTAAGACCGTAACAAAGGGCCTCGGGGAAATGATCAAAGAGGGCACCGATATCATGACCATTGTTCCGGACAGGGTGGACATGGCCGTGGAAGTGTACGTACGTCCACGGGATCTTCCGTTGGTACAGCAAAATGAAAAGGTTCGCCTGCGCTTTGATGGGTGGCCCGCCATCGTCATCAGTGGCTGGCCGGAGGCATCCACGGGGATATTTTCCGGACAGGTAGTGGCCATGGACCGGTTTATTAGTACCAATGGGTACTACAGGCTGCTGGTCACCCCCGATCCGGATGACCGTAAGTGGCCCGAAAGGCTCAGCATCGGCACCGGGGCACGCGCATTCCTTTTGCTGAACGATGTGCCATTGTGGTACGAAATATGGCGGCAACTGAATGGCTTCCCCACAGATTATTATAGCGAAGAGAAGGCCAACCCCAAAGGGATCAAGTTAAAGGCTCCCTTAAAATCGGTAAAATAA
- a CDS encoding peptidase domain-containing ABC transporter, with product MSTLSPLKRLWRLLKLYKPEIRQIYTYAVFIGVVNLSLPLGIQAIINFLQTGQLSSSWFILVIVVLLGIAVAGVLQVLQLRLVENIQQDIFARSAFEFAFRFPKMKAKEVDSIHAPELANRFFDTLTIQKGLPKILIDLSVSTFQILFGLLLLSVYSLYFIGMGLVMILILYVLVKVTGKIGLDTSLEESKYKYRLAHWLEEIGRARRTFQINDPSSFHLRKTDSITADYIHGRESHFKVLMDQFKSFVGFKILIAAGILVVGGLLVFNQQMNIGQFVAAEIVIILIINSVEKLLQVWDSVYDVLTAFDKIGFVTDLELEQRKGQEVISPNSDCSLTLKKATFKHKDALEPVFSDLDLVIPAKARAVLNSETGSGKSTLLQVIAGVQDLESGDVLLNDISYNVLSRKSLHQQLGVVFASNQIFNATIRENILVGREVSEKELLQVLRDLDLEDYIKGLPQGLETIMDSGGRRTPRCVIQKIHLARAICHCPGLLLMEDPLVNVPTGEKVKLIQYLTDEKRPWTLMVISDDQEWLKRSTMTVKL from the coding sequence ATGAGTACTTTATCACCTTTGAAGAGGCTGTGGCGGCTACTGAAACTTTATAAGCCCGAGATAAGGCAGATTTATACCTATGCCGTTTTCATTGGCGTCGTAAACCTGTCTCTTCCACTGGGTATTCAGGCCATCATCAACTTTCTGCAGACCGGCCAGTTGTCTTCCTCTTGGTTTATTTTGGTCATTGTCGTATTACTGGGCATCGCCGTGGCAGGGGTGCTCCAAGTGCTACAGCTACGTTTGGTGGAGAATATCCAGCAAGATATTTTTGCCCGGTCGGCCTTTGAATTTGCCTTTCGGTTTCCGAAAATGAAGGCCAAAGAGGTAGATAGCATCCATGCACCGGAACTGGCCAACCGTTTTTTTGACACGCTGACCATTCAGAAAGGCCTGCCGAAGATATTGATTGACCTTTCCGTATCTACCTTCCAGATTTTATTTGGACTCCTGTTGCTTTCAGTTTATAGCCTTTATTTTATCGGTATGGGATTGGTGATGATCCTGATTCTTTATGTCTTGGTAAAGGTTACCGGAAAAATCGGACTGGACACCAGTTTGGAGGAAAGTAAATACAAGTATCGATTGGCCCACTGGCTGGAAGAAATCGGCCGGGCAAGAAGGACTTTTCAGATAAACGATCCCTCTTCATTCCACTTGAGGAAGACCGATAGCATTACCGCCGATTATATCCACGGTCGGGAGTCGCATTTTAAGGTGCTGATGGACCAGTTCAAATCTTTTGTGGGCTTTAAGATACTGATTGCTGCGGGTATTCTGGTAGTGGGTGGACTGTTGGTGTTTAACCAACAAATGAATATTGGGCAGTTTGTGGCTGCGGAAATTGTGATCATCCTGATCATCAATTCAGTGGAAAAGCTACTACAGGTGTGGGACAGCGTATATGATGTGCTCACGGCATTTGACAAAATTGGTTTTGTGACCGATCTGGAACTTGAACAGCGCAAAGGCCAGGAGGTAATTTCCCCGAATTCGGATTGTTCACTGACCTTGAAAAAAGCCACTTTCAAGCACAAGGACGCTTTGGAACCTGTCTTTAGCGATCTTGACCTGGTCATTCCGGCCAAAGCCAGAGCAGTGCTAAATAGCGAGACGGGATCAGGAAAATCCACCTTGCTACAGGTCATCGCAGGGGTGCAGGACCTGGAGTCGGGCGATGTTTTGCTGAACGACATTTCGTATAACGTGCTGAGCCGGAAAAGCCTTCATCAGCAGTTGGGTGTCGTCTTTGCCTCTAACCAGATTTTTAATGCCACTATCCGTGAAAATATCCTGGTGGGCAGGGAGGTTTCGGAAAAAGAACTCTTACAGGTACTGCGAGACTTGGATTTGGAAGACTATATTAAGGGATTACCCCAAGGGCTGGAAACCATTATGGACAGTGGGGGAAGAAGGACCCCGAGGTGTGTGATCCAAAAAATACACTTGGCGCGGGCCATTTGCCACTGTCCCGGGTTATTGCTGATGGAAGATCCTTTGGTCAATGTTCCTACGGGCGAAAAGGTCAAATTGATCCAATACTTGACCGATGAAAAGCGGCCTTGGACCTTGATGGTCATCAGTGATGACCAAGAATGGCTGAAAAGAAGTACAATGACCGTGAAGCTGTAA
- a CDS encoding IPT/TIG domain-containing protein: MMDIKMKSVYRFPLLAIILSALLVLGCDNDDVTPQSSLAPFIYAMSPEEGNAKDVVTIQGRDFSGNREANAVSFNGISATVLEATNSRLQVVVPEGEGLQTIEVSVNGVSADGASLEFSHVVRPANYRVSTLAGNSDYGLVDGVGNGASFRNPEGVAAHPDGSLIITDRSNSSIRQVTLDGTVTTVLGTGQRGYLDGPVAGALLDYPWKSCVDQEGNIYVADRDNHVIRKIDTQGTVSTVAGTGEAGFNDGAAGEAQFDQPLDVVVTEEGVLYVADNRNHRIRKIDVDGTVSTIAGSEQGDQNGTLEEATFRYPSGLDIDAQGNIFVADRINHLIRKIELNVGQVTTVAGDGSQGTRDGQAANAQFNNPYGISVGNDGELIIADLSNHKVRLIDNEEVITIAGSVSGFLDGVGVTAQFYNPTDVTFHDGVIYVADLGNHRVRKIEEE; the protein is encoded by the coding sequence ATGATGGATATAAAAATGAAAAGTGTGTATAGATTTCCATTGTTGGCCATCATCCTTTCGGCCTTGCTGGTTCTTGGCTGTGACAATGATGATGTGACACCCCAAAGCAGCTTGGCTCCTTTTATATACGCCATGAGCCCTGAGGAAGGTAATGCGAAGGATGTGGTAACCATCCAAGGAAGGGATTTCAGTGGTAACAGGGAAGCAAATGCCGTTTCCTTTAACGGGATTTCGGCCACGGTTTTGGAAGCAACAAACAGTAGGCTTCAGGTGGTGGTCCCCGAAGGTGAGGGACTGCAAACGATAGAGGTGAGCGTAAACGGTGTCAGTGCCGATGGCGCTTCGCTTGAATTCAGCCATGTGGTCCGGCCTGCCAATTATAGGGTTTCGACGCTGGCAGGGAACAGTGACTATGGCTTGGTAGACGGCGTTGGCAATGGAGCTTCCTTCAGGAATCCCGAAGGGGTGGCAGCTCATCCTGATGGCTCTCTTATCATCACGGACAGGAGCAATAGCAGTATTCGCCAAGTGACCTTGGATGGTACAGTGACCACAGTGCTGGGAACTGGTCAGAGGGGGTATTTGGATGGCCCTGTGGCAGGTGCGCTGTTGGACTATCCCTGGAAGTCCTGTGTGGACCAGGAAGGCAATATCTATGTCGCAGACCGTGATAATCACGTCATCAGGAAAATAGATACCCAAGGCACGGTAAGTACCGTGGCAGGAACCGGTGAGGCCGGATTCAATGACGGTGCCGCAGGCGAAGCGCAGTTTGACCAGCCACTGGATGTAGTCGTGACTGAGGAAGGGGTACTCTATGTCGCAGACAACCGTAACCACCGCATTCGGAAAATCGATGTGGATGGAACGGTCAGTACGATCGCCGGAAGTGAGCAAGGCGATCAAAATGGCACATTGGAAGAAGCGACTTTCCGGTACCCTTCTGGTTTGGACATCGATGCGCAGGGCAACATTTTCGTAGCCGACCGGATCAATCATTTGATCAGAAAAATAGAGCTGAATGTTGGTCAAGTCACGACGGTAGCTGGCGACGGGTCACAAGGTACACGAGATGGCCAAGCTGCAAATGCCCAGTTTAACAACCCTTATGGGATTAGTGTGGGAAATGACGGTGAACTGATCATAGCGGACCTGTCCAATCACAAGGTCAGGTTGATCGATAATGAAGAAGTCATCACCATTGCAGGATCGGTAAGCGGGTTCCTTGATGGGGTAGGAGTGACCGCCCAGTTTTACAATCCTACCGATGTGACTTTCCACGATGGTGTGATTTACGTAGCCGATCTGGGAAATCATAGGGTAAGGAAAATTGAGGAGGAATAG
- a CDS encoding phosphodiester glycosidase family protein, with translation MKKYLNYYYAFLLATSMVLMAASCKNDDIQPTVLDKELSAITQRLADSTELVSEVFWDTTFTVAPGVEETDIHYLSMKGLTMRMFVVKIDLKEEGVELFPLTPFASSGFGMQPIPEMMEWVDVPGKKVVGGVNADFFNMDTGEPRGVVHLHGEAIKTTPMVGRSFFGVDENGRLVIEHSDDYPEFQDGLYDALGAGDLLIKDYNLVPIPSEDIHPRTAVGITDAEEVYFMVVDGRQFDYSNGLSLSEVAEVFQALGVRDATNLDGGGSSTFVTLHSLEDVFHVRNRPSDGTPRPVANGWAILVNENE, from the coding sequence ATGAAAAAATACCTCAATTACTACTATGCATTTCTGTTGGCGACCTCTATGGTTTTGATGGCCGCCAGCTGTAAAAACGACGATATCCAGCCGACAGTGCTGGACAAAGAACTGAGCGCCATCACCCAAAGGCTGGCCGACAGTACGGAATTGGTCAGCGAAGTCTTTTGGGACACGACCTTTACGGTGGCTCCTGGGGTGGAGGAGACGGATATCCATTATTTGTCCATGAAGGGACTTACCATGCGGATGTTTGTAGTTAAGATAGACCTGAAAGAGGAGGGCGTCGAACTGTTTCCGTTGACACCATTTGCGAGCAGCGGTTTTGGAATGCAGCCGATTCCTGAAATGATGGAATGGGTGGATGTGCCCGGAAAGAAAGTTGTGGGCGGTGTCAATGCCGATTTTTTCAATATGGATACCGGAGAGCCCCGTGGCGTAGTCCATCTCCACGGAGAAGCCATTAAGACGACCCCAATGGTAGGAAGGTCCTTCTTTGGCGTGGACGAAAACGGGAGATTGGTAATAGAGCATTCCGATGATTATCCCGAATTCCAGGACGGATTGTACGATGCCTTGGGCGCTGGAGACTTGCTGATCAAGGATTATAATTTGGTACCTATCCCGAGCGAAGACATCCATCCAAGGACTGCGGTCGGTATTACCGATGCCGAAGAGGTTTATTTTATGGTAGTGGATGGTCGGCAGTTTGATTACTCCAACGGGCTTTCACTATCGGAAGTGGCCGAGGTATTTCAGGCACTGGGTGTACGGGATGCCACTAACCTCGATGGGGGCGGCTCTTCTACTTTTGTGACCTTGCACAGTTTAGAAGATGTATTTCATGTACGTAACCGTCCATCTGATGGGACACCACGTCCTGTGGCAAATGGCTGGGCAATTTTGGTAAACGAAAACGAATAG
- a CDS encoding RagB/SusD family nutrient uptake outer membrane protein, translating to MNNIKIMSLGLLVLMLASACGNQLDLYPRSAVSSESDLTEDDVESFLIGVYQSVQNDPGRESYILPDLVGGDLNSAGSTNGGGTNAFISNILRPEHGYVNSSWKGYYEALYQVNTLIANVKEMTPSDRINQVNGTAHYFRAYIYYNLLIKFGGVPIIRENTQEKLPRNSAEEVWQFIEEDLSVAIEQAPDFNGELGGDFNYVSSQAAKALMARAKLGQGKMDEAATLSEELINSPYLSLDSFDKMFRRQDNSELIFAFVNLTIESSINLSTLFYTYAHPQSGSYVFKPNPWAMEMFSGSDLRAEVSVDTYDGLDVVNKYPSGQTGTDQLNVSRLAEMYLISAEAQGLAGLDRLNELREARGLGPVSPSNEEDYLELVLEERRRELFAEGFRWVDLVRTGKAVEELGIQQRETLMPIPETELLLNEKLEQNPGY from the coding sequence ATGAATAATATAAAAATAATGTCCCTAGGCCTGCTGGTACTTATGCTTGCCAGTGCCTGTGGTAATCAGTTGGACCTTTATCCACGGTCGGCCGTCTCTTCCGAATCTGATCTTACCGAAGATGATGTGGAATCGTTCCTGATCGGTGTCTATCAGTCTGTTCAGAACGATCCTGGAAGGGAATCGTACATTTTGCCCGATCTGGTGGGGGGAGACCTCAATTCTGCCGGTTCTACCAATGGCGGTGGTACCAATGCCTTTATCAGCAATATCCTTCGCCCGGAGCACGGATATGTCAACAGTTCCTGGAAAGGATACTACGAAGCACTCTATCAGGTAAATACCTTGATCGCCAATGTCAAGGAGATGACTCCTTCCGATAGGATCAATCAGGTAAACGGAACGGCACACTACTTCAGGGCCTATATCTATTATAATTTATTGATCAAATTTGGCGGTGTACCGATCATCAGGGAAAATACCCAGGAAAAGTTGCCAAGGAATTCTGCCGAGGAGGTTTGGCAATTTATCGAGGAGGACCTGTCGGTGGCCATTGAACAAGCTCCGGATTTCAACGGGGAACTGGGCGGTGATTTTAACTATGTGTCCAGCCAAGCTGCCAAGGCCCTGATGGCCCGTGCCAAGCTGGGGCAGGGAAAAATGGACGAAGCGGCTACCTTGTCCGAAGAACTGATCAATTCGCCCTATCTCAGCTTGGACAGTTTTGATAAAATGTTCAGGAGACAGGATAACAGTGAGTTGATTTTTGCTTTTGTAAATCTCACCATTGAGTCCAGCATCAACCTTTCCACGCTGTTTTACACCTATGCCCATCCCCAGAGTGGTTCGTATGTTTTCAAGCCCAACCCCTGGGCGATGGAAATGTTCTCCGGATCCGATTTACGGGCGGAAGTTTCTGTGGATACCTATGATGGACTGGACGTGGTCAATAAATACCCCAGTGGCCAGACCGGTACAGACCAGCTCAACGTGAGCAGGCTGGCCGAGATGTACTTGATCAGTGCAGAGGCGCAGGGACTGGCAGGACTCGATCGGCTCAATGAACTTCGGGAAGCCCGCGGACTAGGGCCGGTGTCACCTTCCAACGAGGAGGACTACCTTGAGCTGGTCTTGGAAGAGAGGAGAAGGGAGCTTTTTGCCGAAGGCTTCAGATGGGTGGACTTGGTACGGACGGGAAAGGCCGTGGAAGAATTGGGCATACAGCAGCGCGAAACCCTCATGCCCATACCGGAGACGGAGTTGTTGTTAAATGAAAAACTGGAACAAAACCCGGGATATTGA